A window from Mycolicibacterium tokaiense encodes these proteins:
- a CDS encoding DUF2848 domain-containing protein, producing the protein MLTFELPDGSTVTVEPTTVLNAGYAGRNQDEVAAHIAELAELGVPAPSVIPALYPVSPYLAQQTEVVHTQHGRTSGEAEWALVITDDEDVLLTVACDHTDRTLETHSVAWSKNAAPDVLGTKAWRLTDIVDRVDEITLNAWVGSDETLIQSGSLADLLGPDYWLGVLRKRGLFRPGTVLLSGTITMLPDVDQFADAWKVELSDPATGLKSTCQYRTKPMPEPIG; encoded by the coding sequence ATGCTCACGTTCGAACTGCCCGACGGATCCACGGTGACGGTGGAGCCCACCACGGTTCTCAACGCCGGATACGCAGGTCGCAACCAGGACGAAGTGGCCGCCCACATCGCCGAATTGGCCGAGCTCGGTGTGCCCGCCCCATCTGTCATACCTGCGCTGTACCCGGTCTCCCCCTACCTGGCACAGCAGACCGAGGTCGTGCACACCCAGCACGGCCGCACCTCGGGTGAGGCCGAATGGGCGCTGGTGATCACCGACGACGAAGACGTGCTGCTCACGGTGGCCTGCGACCACACTGACCGCACCCTGGAGACCCACAGCGTGGCGTGGAGCAAGAACGCCGCCCCCGACGTGCTGGGTACCAAGGCCTGGCGGCTCACCGACATCGTCGATCGCGTCGACGAGATCACCCTCAACGCCTGGGTCGGCAGCGACGAGACCCTGATCCAGTCCGGCTCGCTGGCCGATCTGCTGGGACCGGACTACTGGCTGGGCGTGCTGCGGAAGCGCGGACTGTTCCGACCGGGCACCGTGCTGCTGTCGGGCACCATCACCATGCTGCCCGACGTGGATCAGTTCGCCGACGCGTGGAAGGTCGAATTATCGGATCCAGCAACAGGTTTGAAGTCCACATGCCAGTACCGCACCAAGCCGATGCCCGAACCCATCGGCTAG
- a CDS encoding MFS transporter, with protein sequence MTAHVTDKKSLTKAFAASLTGTALEWYDFAVYSAAAALVFPVVFFPDSDPLTGTLLAFSTYAVGYVARPIGGFVFGRLGDIIGRKQLLVITLLLIGVTTFLIGLIPSYASIGVAAPILLVAMRFAQGVAVGGEWGGAVLLSSEYGDPKRRGFWASAAQVGPPAGNLLANGALAVLTLAFSDEQFEAWGWRLAFLLSAVLIGFGLWIRLKLEDTPVFKALQESGDRPEAPIKDVFTTQTRPLIAAILSRIAPDVMYALFTVFSITYGTLQLGMDRSEVLIAILIGSAFQLGLIPLAGAVSDRFNRRLVYGVAAVGGVIWTLIFFLLIDTGSFPLLVLGVVIGLAFHSFMYGPQAAFVTEQFTVPLRSTGSSLAYTIAGVFGGAIAPLLFTYLLDATGGWPAILGYIAVVGVLTVIGLLLGRNPDSAEEEHYREMAESATPATGSAT encoded by the coding sequence ATGACGGCCCACGTAACCGATAAAAAGAGCCTGACCAAGGCTTTCGCCGCCAGCCTCACCGGCACCGCGCTCGAGTGGTACGACTTCGCCGTCTACTCTGCCGCCGCGGCACTGGTGTTCCCGGTGGTGTTCTTCCCCGACAGCGACCCGCTGACCGGCACACTGCTGGCGTTCTCCACCTACGCCGTCGGCTACGTCGCCCGGCCCATCGGCGGATTCGTCTTCGGCCGCCTGGGCGACATCATCGGCCGCAAACAGCTGCTGGTGATCACGCTGCTGCTGATCGGCGTCACGACCTTTCTCATCGGGCTGATCCCCAGCTACGCCTCGATCGGTGTGGCCGCGCCCATCCTGCTGGTCGCCATGCGCTTCGCCCAGGGGGTGGCCGTGGGCGGCGAGTGGGGTGGTGCGGTGCTGCTGTCCAGCGAGTACGGCGACCCGAAACGACGAGGCTTCTGGGCCTCGGCGGCTCAGGTGGGGCCGCCCGCGGGCAACCTGCTGGCCAACGGCGCCCTGGCCGTCCTGACCTTGGCCTTCTCCGATGAGCAGTTCGAGGCCTGGGGCTGGCGCCTGGCGTTCCTGCTCTCGGCGGTGCTGATCGGCTTCGGCCTGTGGATCCGCCTCAAGCTGGAGGACACCCCGGTGTTCAAGGCGCTGCAGGAGAGCGGCGACCGTCCCGAGGCTCCCATCAAGGACGTCTTCACCACGCAGACCCGGCCCCTGATCGCCGCCATCCTGTCGCGGATCGCACCCGACGTGATGTACGCGTTGTTCACCGTCTTCTCGATCACCTACGGCACCCTGCAACTCGGCATGGACCGCAGTGAGGTGCTGATCGCCATCCTGATCGGCTCGGCCTTCCAGCTGGGTCTGATCCCATTGGCCGGTGCGGTGTCCGACCGGTTCAACCGCCGCCTGGTCTACGGTGTGGCCGCGGTGGGCGGCGTGATCTGGACGCTGATCTTCTTCCTGTTGATCGACACCGGGTCGTTCCCGCTGCTGGTGCTGGGCGTGGTGATCGGCCTGGCGTTCCACTCGTTCATGTACGGCCCGCAGGCCGCCTTCGTCACCGAGCAGTTCACCGTGCCGCTGCGCTCCACCGGGTCATCGCTGGCGTACACCATCGCCGGTGTCTTCGGCGGTGCCATCGCCCCGCTGCTGTTCACCTATCTGCTGGACGCCACCGGCGGCTGGCCCGCGATCCTCGGCTACATCGCCGTGGTGGGTGTGCTGACCGTGATCGGTCTGCTGTTGGGGCGCAATCCCGACAGCGCCGAGGAGGAGCACTACCGGGAGATGGCCGAATCCGCTACGCCTGCAACAGGATCTGCAACGTGA
- a CDS encoding GntR family transcriptional regulator encodes MQSLSGRDRAYAYLRDQVLSSPAATGTFLNEQQLATQIGVSRTPVREALLTLQAEGLVEMVPKRGVFVPAMSGRQITELMDLRGALERHAASTCLRAGSSPVAQMQSTLADQDHLSDSDHDGAAQKFIELDTRFHQILIDAAGSDLLSRTYAGLRARQLRVGLTALLHGHQRRRDVCSEHQRIVDALAGGDEHLAHRTIDEHLKITLQILLQA; translated from the coding sequence ATGCAATCCCTTTCGGGCCGCGACCGGGCGTATGCCTACTTGCGTGACCAGGTGCTCAGCTCACCCGCCGCGACTGGGACGTTCCTCAACGAGCAGCAGTTGGCCACCCAGATCGGGGTGTCGCGCACCCCGGTGCGCGAGGCCCTGCTGACGTTGCAGGCCGAAGGTCTGGTCGAGATGGTGCCCAAGCGCGGGGTGTTCGTGCCCGCGATGTCCGGTCGGCAGATCACCGAATTGATGGACCTGCGCGGAGCGCTGGAACGCCACGCCGCGTCGACCTGCCTGCGGGCCGGCAGCTCGCCGGTGGCGCAGATGCAGTCGACGTTGGCCGACCAGGATCACCTCAGCGACTCCGACCACGACGGGGCGGCGCAGAAGTTCATCGAACTCGACACCCGGTTTCATCAGATCCTCATCGACGCCGCCGGCAGCGACCTGCTCTCACGCACCTACGCCGGGCTGCGTGCCCGCCAGCTGCGCGTCGGACTGACCGCGCTGCTGCACGGGCACCAGCGCCGCCGGGATGTCTGCTCCGAACATCAGCGCATCGTCGACGCGCTGGCCGGCGGCGACGAACACCTGGCTCACCGCACCATCGACGAGCACCTGAAGATCACGTTGCAGATCCTGTTGCAGGCGTAG
- a CDS encoding zinc-dependent alcohol dehydrogenase family protein, which translates to MRAVLFEEFGGPVQVQTVADPAPSAGGVVIEVHNTGLCRSDWHAWAGHDDGVALPHVPGHELVGVVAAVGAQVRHWTVGQRVTTPFVCGCGICPWCVAGQAQVCPAQTQPGFTHWGSFAELVAVHAADVNLVAVPDGISDAAAAGLGCRFATAYRALTARARVAPEQWVAVIGVGGIGLSAVLIAVAAGARVIAVDRTAAALELARTLGAEHTVLADGRDVPAQIHELTGGGSHVALDAVGSASTCADSILSLRRQGRHVQLGLLPNVDGHPGVPMDRVIAWELDLLGSHGMSARDYPPMLELVSAGRLRPQALVEREVGLAEGAALLPTVGQAAPVGVTLIDPRRP; encoded by the coding sequence ATGCGCGCAGTGCTGTTCGAGGAATTCGGTGGACCCGTCCAGGTTCAGACGGTGGCAGACCCGGCGCCCTCGGCGGGCGGGGTGGTCATCGAGGTACACAACACCGGCCTGTGCCGCAGCGACTGGCACGCCTGGGCCGGCCACGACGACGGCGTGGCCCTGCCGCACGTTCCCGGACACGAGCTGGTGGGTGTGGTCGCCGCGGTCGGAGCGCAGGTGCGGCACTGGACGGTCGGCCAGCGCGTGACGACACCCTTCGTCTGCGGATGCGGGATCTGCCCATGGTGCGTCGCCGGCCAGGCGCAGGTGTGTCCGGCGCAGACGCAGCCCGGCTTCACCCACTGGGGCTCGTTTGCCGAACTGGTGGCCGTGCACGCCGCCGACGTGAACCTGGTCGCCGTGCCCGACGGAATCAGCGACGCCGCAGCCGCCGGTCTCGGATGCCGGTTCGCCACCGCCTACCGGGCACTGACCGCCCGCGCCCGGGTCGCGCCCGAACAGTGGGTGGCCGTGATCGGCGTCGGCGGAATCGGCTTGAGCGCGGTGCTGATCGCCGTCGCAGCCGGCGCGCGGGTGATCGCCGTGGACCGCACCGCCGCGGCGCTGGAGCTGGCCCGCACCCTCGGCGCCGAGCACACGGTGTTGGCCGACGGTCGGGACGTGCCCGCGCAGATCCATGAACTGACCGGCGGCGGCAGCCACGTCGCGTTGGATGCCGTGGGTTCGGCCAGCACATGCGCGGACTCCATCCTGAGCCTGCGCAGGCAGGGCCGCCACGTCCAGCTCGGCCTGCTGCCCAATGTCGATGGGCACCCTGGCGTTCCGATGGACCGGGTGATCGCCTGGGAGCTGGATCTACTGGGCAGCCACGGGATGTCCGCGCGGGACTATCCGCCCATGCTCGAACTCGTGAGCGCCGGCCGTCTGCGTCCGCAGGCGCTGGTGGAGCGGGAGGTGGGATTGGCCGAGGGCGCAGCCCTGCTGCCGACGGTCGGCCAGGCCGCGCCGGTGGGCGTCACCCTGATCGACCCCCGCCGGCCGTGA
- a CDS encoding TetR/AcrR family transcriptional regulator, producing MSDDIGRREAHKIATRRAIQDAADTLFARDGYAATTVRDIADAAGVTERTFFRYFAGKEALLIEDIEARLPVLADTIRRRPAAESPLDAVRNAILELGEQLPEANSLSWLFQDGPPGPKLEKSTPGLLLRFEQHIADAIADRLPATPDPRFRSEVLARCAVGALRSAGIRRWYLGEDTQVTRADLITEAFDILRRG from the coding sequence ATGAGCGACGACATCGGCAGGCGCGAGGCACACAAGATCGCCACCCGCCGCGCCATTCAGGACGCCGCCGACACACTGTTCGCACGCGATGGCTACGCCGCGACCACGGTGCGCGACATCGCCGACGCCGCGGGGGTGACCGAGCGGACCTTCTTCCGCTACTTCGCCGGCAAAGAAGCGCTGCTGATCGAGGACATCGAAGCGCGGCTGCCGGTGCTGGCCGACACCATCCGTCGCCGCCCGGCCGCAGAGTCACCGCTGGATGCGGTCCGCAACGCCATACTCGAGCTCGGAGAGCAACTCCCAGAGGCCAATTCGCTGTCCTGGCTGTTCCAGGACGGGCCGCCGGGCCCGAAGCTGGAGAAATCCACCCCCGGGTTGCTGCTGCGGTTCGAACAGCACATCGCCGACGCCATCGCCGACCGGCTGCCCGCCACCCCCGATCCCCGGTTCCGCAGCGAGGTGCTGGCCCGTTGCGCCGTCGGCGCGCTGCGCAGCGCGGGAATCCGGCGCTGGTACCTCGGCGAGGACACCCAGGTCACGCGCGCAGATCTGATCACCGAAGCCTTCGACATCCTGCGCCGAGGCTGA
- a CDS encoding arylsulfatase, with the protein MDFQGTIHTDIRDSTPDWTPYRAPSAPTGAPNVLYLLFDDVGIATWDSFGGLVDMPNLRRLVERGTRLSQFHTTALCSPTRAALLTGRNPTSVSVASVVNMAQGFPGHSGRIPAETALIPEVLSQRGWSTYAVGKWHLAPPEDCHPAGSRRYWPLSRGFDRFYGFLDGMTDQWYPSLVSDSAHIDPPATPEQGYHLSKDLADNAIRFLRDHRAAAPDKPWFLYLCPGAGHSPHQAPAEWADRYRGRFDMGYERYREIVLANQKELGLIPADTELSPRNPYADRTAVDGTPWPAGDTVVPWDQLSADEQRISTRMAEVFAGFLSYTDAQIGRVLDFLDSSGQTDNTIVVVMSDNGASGEGGPLGALRDWMPRARSAEATESALAALAEFGGPGTQLNYSTGWAMAFNTPYKMFKRYASHEGGIADPCIVSWPAGLPGRGDVLDAYVHVSDVTPTIYHLLGLPAPDTVRGIPQKPLEGTSFADCLRGGEPSAKSTQFYSMAGTRGIWHDGWFANTVHPPTSFAPRGWSHFDDDRWELYHIAGDRSQIRDLAGTHPAKLAELIALWHEKAVDFQAFPLNDRGAGELVALASGSDTSAVTCYPDTPAWHTPMGGLIRGRSFTMRARVRVEAPDAHGVLYSQGDRAGGQVLFLHGARVHWACVVDGHEQVLIAASACAPGADHDITLRFTRTGAVNGTLTVVGDAELRIDGQPAGSRGAVQMTGLDMLQPVSAGRSVAHPVSRSYASPFALRDAVLDVVTLDIHGSAEPHTAHAVDVGFARD; encoded by the coding sequence ATGGACTTTCAGGGAACCATCCACACCGACATCCGAGACTCCACCCCCGACTGGACGCCCTACCGGGCGCCGTCGGCACCGACCGGTGCGCCCAACGTGCTCTACCTGCTTTTTGACGACGTCGGCATCGCGACGTGGGACTCATTCGGTGGACTGGTCGACATGCCCAACCTGCGCCGCCTGGTCGAGCGCGGCACCCGGCTGAGCCAGTTCCACACCACGGCGCTGTGTTCGCCGACCCGCGCAGCCCTGCTGACCGGGCGCAACCCCACCTCCGTCTCGGTGGCGTCCGTGGTGAACATGGCACAGGGGTTCCCGGGCCACAGCGGGCGCATCCCGGCCGAGACGGCGCTGATACCCGAGGTTCTCAGCCAGCGTGGCTGGTCCACCTACGCGGTGGGCAAGTGGCACCTGGCGCCGCCGGAAGACTGTCACCCTGCTGGGTCGCGCCGGTACTGGCCGCTGAGCCGCGGATTCGACCGCTTCTACGGATTCCTCGACGGCATGACCGACCAGTGGTACCCGAGCCTGGTCAGCGACAGTGCCCACATCGATCCGCCGGCCACTCCGGAGCAGGGCTACCATCTGTCGAAAGACCTGGCCGACAATGCCATTCGCTTCCTGCGTGATCATCGCGCCGCCGCGCCCGACAAGCCGTGGTTCCTGTATCTGTGCCCCGGCGCCGGGCACTCCCCGCACCAGGCTCCCGCCGAGTGGGCCGATCGGTACCGGGGTCGATTCGACATGGGTTACGAGCGCTACCGCGAGATCGTACTGGCCAATCAGAAAGAGCTGGGTCTGATTCCGGCCGACACCGAGCTGTCGCCGCGCAACCCCTATGCCGATCGCACCGCCGTCGACGGCACCCCTTGGCCGGCAGGTGACACCGTGGTGCCGTGGGATCAGCTGAGCGCCGACGAGCAGAGGATCTCCACCCGCATGGCCGAGGTGTTCGCCGGATTCCTCAGCTACACCGACGCGCAGATCGGCCGGGTCCTCGACTTCCTGGACAGCAGCGGGCAGACGGACAACACCATCGTGGTCGTCATGTCCGACAACGGCGCCAGCGGGGAAGGCGGACCGCTGGGGGCGCTGCGGGACTGGATGCCACGGGCCCGCAGTGCCGAGGCCACCGAGAGCGCGCTGGCTGCACTGGCTGAGTTCGGCGGCCCTGGAACACAACTGAACTACTCGACCGGGTGGGCCATGGCGTTCAACACCCCCTACAAGATGTTCAAGCGTTACGCCTCGCACGAAGGCGGGATTGCCGATCCCTGCATCGTCTCCTGGCCGGCCGGGTTGCCCGGCCGCGGCGACGTCCTGGACGCCTATGTCCACGTCAGCGACGTCACGCCGACGATCTATCACCTGCTCGGCCTGCCGGCGCCGGACACCGTGCGGGGGATCCCGCAGAAACCGCTGGAGGGCACCAGCTTTGCCGACTGCCTGCGCGGAGGGGAACCGTCGGCCAAATCGACGCAGTTCTACTCCATGGCGGGCACCCGCGGCATCTGGCACGACGGGTGGTTCGCCAATACGGTGCACCCGCCGACATCGTTCGCGCCCCGCGGCTGGTCACACTTCGACGACGACCGGTGGGAGCTCTACCACATCGCCGGCGATCGCAGCCAGATCAGGGACCTGGCCGGCACTCATCCGGCCAAGCTGGCCGAGCTGATCGCACTCTGGCACGAGAAAGCCGTTGATTTCCAAGCATTTCCACTCAACGACCGCGGCGCCGGCGAGTTGGTCGCCCTCGCCTCGGGCAGCGACACCAGTGCAGTGACCTGTTACCCCGACACCCCGGCCTGGCACACCCCCATGGGTGGGCTGATCCGGGGCCGGTCCTTCACGATGCGGGCCCGGGTGCGGGTCGAGGCGCCGGACGCGCACGGGGTGCTCTACAGCCAGGGCGACCGTGCGGGTGGCCAGGTGTTGTTCCTGCACGGTGCCCGGGTGCACTGGGCCTGCGTGGTGGACGGGCACGAGCAGGTGCTGATCGCCGCGTCGGCATGCGCCCCGGGCGCCGATCACGACATCACTCTGCGGTTCACCCGGACCGGGGCCGTGAACGGCACCCTGACCGTGGTCGGCGACGCCGAGCTGCGGATCGACGGGCAGCCGGCCGGATCGCGTGGGGCAGTGCAGATGACCGGTCTGGACATGTTGCAACCGGTATCGGCCGGTCGCAGCGTGGCCCACCCGGTGTCCCGGAGTTACGCCTCGCCCTTCGCTCTACGGGATGCCGTGCTCGACGTCGTGACCCTCGATATCCACGGCTCAGCAGAGCCGCACACTGCGCATGCCGTGGACGTCGGCTTCGCTCGCGACTGA
- a CDS encoding SGNH/GDSL hydrolase family protein — translation MKLRKVLGALVVLAVVGGSVGGHATAAPGSFPVVAFIGDSYTWGSGASAKDKRWTSLVANKMGWLEFNVGEGGTGYLTTFENRPNYFGQLDEVTALRPDIVVVAGGQNDQPILDRNRSELFAGVSNFFVQLRSRVPRARIIGLGPSFPDALTPERYNFDQVVREAVRSVGGEFISLIRPTPVIDPAMLEPDRVHVGDAGHAAIASRVLADMHPV, via the coding sequence ATGAAACTCCGGAAAGTGCTGGGCGCGTTGGTGGTGCTGGCCGTGGTGGGCGGCTCTGTCGGCGGCCACGCAACCGCCGCGCCCGGGTCGTTTCCGGTGGTGGCGTTCATCGGTGACTCCTACACCTGGGGATCCGGCGCCTCCGCCAAGGACAAGCGCTGGACCTCGCTGGTGGCCAACAAGATGGGCTGGTTGGAGTTCAATGTCGGCGAGGGCGGAACCGGCTACCTCACCACCTTCGAGAACCGGCCCAACTACTTCGGCCAGCTCGACGAGGTCACCGCGCTACGCCCGGACATCGTGGTGGTGGCCGGCGGACAGAACGACCAGCCGATACTGGATCGAAATCGCAGCGAGCTGTTCGCCGGGGTCAGCAACTTCTTCGTGCAGCTGCGTTCACGGGTGCCGCGGGCGCGCATCATCGGCCTGGGCCCGTCCTTCCCGGACGCGCTGACACCCGAGCGCTACAACTTCGATCAGGTGGTGCGGGAGGCCGTGCGTTCGGTGGGCGGCGAATTCATCTCTTTGATCCGCCCCACCCCGGTCATCGACCCGGCAATGCTGGAACCCGACCGGGTGCACGTCGGCGACGCCGGTCACGCGGCCATCGCGTCGCGGGTGCTGGCTGACATGCACCCGGTGTGA
- the ggt gene encoding gamma-glutamyltransferase: MSVRTVRASLALLVLLLPACGGQDAAAPAPSGPCDAGAAVGTEATGDTEDSDPAAPEVATGYRSDMTAVRTATYAVATANPLSTRAACEVLRDGGTAADALVAAQAVLGLVEPQSSGIGGGGFLLYFDAASGQVQAYDGRETAPAAAGENYLRWVDDVDRTEPKPDARASGRSIGVPGVVRMLQDVHDAHGTTPWPDLFDPAVALADDGFDISPRLAAAIDSAAEQLSLDPAAAAYFLDEQGNPKTEGTRLTNPAYAKTLGVLATDGADGFYTGPPAESIVAAAADTSGDRTPSLMTTEDLAAYTATAREPLCTPYRGKEICGMPPPSSGGIAVAATLGSLERFPMNEHGPENLDLNGGRPSVMGVHLIAEAERLAYADRDKYVADTDFVPLPGGTPETLLNSEYLAGRAALISPDRSMGTAQPGQFGPPTTPMPPTPEHGTSHLSVVDSQGNAASFTTTVESAFGSFHMVDGFLLNNQLTDFSAEPAGPDGVPVANRVEPGKRPRSSMAPTLVFEPTGSGRRLYAVVGSPGGSVIIQFVVKTLVGMLDWGMDPQQAVSMVDFGAANDPETNVGGEHPAINTADDGADDPLVQGLRELGHQVDLADQSSGLSAIVRSDPGWIGGADPRREGIVLGDTR, encoded by the coding sequence ATGTCGGTTCGCACGGTGAGAGCGTCGCTCGCGCTGCTGGTTCTGTTACTCCCCGCATGTGGCGGGCAGGACGCCGCCGCGCCCGCACCGTCGGGACCCTGTGACGCGGGCGCCGCCGTCGGCACCGAGGCCACCGGAGACACCGAGGACAGCGACCCCGCTGCGCCCGAGGTGGCCACCGGATACCGCTCGGACATGACGGCCGTCCGTACCGCCACCTACGCGGTGGCGACGGCCAACCCGCTGTCCACCCGGGCGGCTTGCGAAGTGCTGCGCGACGGGGGCACTGCGGCGGATGCGCTGGTCGCGGCGCAGGCGGTACTCGGACTGGTGGAACCGCAGTCTTCCGGGATCGGCGGTGGCGGCTTCCTGTTGTATTTCGACGCCGCGTCCGGGCAGGTGCAGGCGTACGACGGGCGGGAGACGGCGCCGGCGGCCGCGGGGGAGAACTACCTGCGCTGGGTCGACGATGTCGACCGCACCGAGCCGAAACCGGATGCGCGGGCCTCAGGCCGTTCCATCGGGGTCCCGGGCGTGGTGCGCATGCTGCAGGACGTCCACGATGCGCACGGTACGACGCCGTGGCCCGATCTGTTCGACCCCGCGGTGGCCCTGGCCGACGACGGCTTCGACATCAGCCCGCGGTTGGCCGCCGCCATCGACAGCGCTGCCGAACAGCTGAGCCTGGACCCGGCCGCGGCGGCCTACTTCCTCGATGAGCAGGGCAACCCGAAGACCGAAGGCACCCGCCTGACCAACCCGGCCTACGCCAAGACGCTCGGCGTCCTGGCCACCGACGGGGCCGACGGCTTCTACACCGGTCCGCCGGCCGAGAGCATCGTCGCGGCCGCCGCGGACACCTCCGGCGACCGGACCCCGAGCCTGATGACCACCGAAGATCTGGCCGCGTACACCGCGACCGCGCGGGAACCGCTGTGTACCCCGTACCGCGGCAAGGAGATCTGCGGCATGCCCCCGCCGTCGTCCGGAGGCATCGCCGTGGCCGCCACCCTCGGCAGCCTCGAGCGGTTCCCGATGAACGAGCACGGACCGGAGAACCTCGACCTGAACGGGGGCCGACCGTCGGTCATGGGTGTGCATCTGATCGCCGAAGCCGAGCGGCTGGCGTATGCCGACCGGGACAAGTACGTGGCCGACACCGATTTTGTGCCGCTGCCCGGTGGTACCCCCGAAACACTGCTCAACAGCGAGTATCTGGCGGGCCGGGCAGCGCTGATCTCGCCCGACCGCAGCATGGGCACCGCGCAGCCGGGACAGTTCGGGCCGCCCACCACACCGATGCCGCCCACTCCCGAGCACGGCACCAGCCACCTCAGCGTCGTCGACTCCCAGGGCAACGCCGCGTCGTTCACCACCACTGTCGAGTCGGCGTTCGGGTCCTTCCACATGGTCGACGGGTTTCTGCTGAACAACCAGCTCACCGACTTCTCGGCCGAACCTGCCGGCCCGGACGGGGTTCCGGTGGCAAACCGGGTGGAACCCGGTAAACGACCGCGCAGCTCGATGGCGCCCACCCTGGTGTTCGAACCGACCGGATCCGGACGCCGACTGTACGCAGTGGTGGGCTCGCCCGGCGGCTCGGTGATCATCCAGTTCGTCGTCAAAACCCTGGTGGGGATGCTGGATTGGGGCATGGACCCGCAGCAGGCGGTCTCGATGGTGGACTTCGGCGCCGCCAACGATCCGGAGACCAACGTGGGCGGGGAGCATCCCGCCATCAACACCGCCGACGACGGCGCCGACGACCCGTTGGTGCAGGGTCTGCGCGAGCTCGGCCACCAGGTGGACCTCGCCGACCAGTCCAGCGGACTCTCGGCCATCGTCCGCAGCGATCCGGGGTGGATCGGCGGCGCCGACCCGCGCCGCGAAGGCATCGTCCTGGGAGACACCCGATGA
- a CDS encoding VOC family protein, with the protein MSDTAGPAVRGIHHISITVTDIEASMAWYQRLLGAQRVPVKFPHLDCEDTGYGELLIDPRSGVAIGLHTNTGNDGRSFDEARTGLDHIALAVGSRADLEAWTQWLDRLGIEHSGIRTGQDPVPYASLVFRDPDNIQLELFVTA; encoded by the coding sequence ATGAGCGACACCGCCGGCCCCGCCGTCAGGGGGATCCATCACATCTCGATCACCGTCACCGACATCGAAGCCAGCATGGCCTGGTATCAGAGGCTTCTCGGTGCCCAGCGGGTGCCGGTGAAGTTCCCGCACCTCGACTGCGAGGACACCGGTTACGGCGAACTCCTGATCGACCCACGGTCCGGAGTGGCGATCGGGCTGCACACCAACACCGGCAACGACGGACGGTCGTTCGACGAGGCCCGCACCGGCCTGGACCACATCGCCCTGGCTGTGGGAAGCCGCGCCGACCTCGAGGCCTGGACCCAGTGGCTCGACCGACTCGGGATCGAGCACTCCGGGATCAGGACCGGGCAGGATCCGGTCCCGTATGCCTCCCTGGTGTTCCGCGACCCCGACAACATCCAGCTCGAGTTGTTCGTCACCGCTTGA
- a CDS encoding SDR family NAD(P)-dependent oxidoreductase gives MARFDNMGVLVTGAASGIGAATVRRLLDEGATVVGLDLSEQPPAGDPRFHHHRGDIRDGSAVEAAVAAVVEQTGRLDGVVHAAGVAGGGPAHLVTDEEWDRVVDINLKGTFVVLRAALAQMIQQDRVGGERGAIVTLSSIEGLEGTAGGSAYNAAKGGVVLLTKNAAIDYGPSGIRANAVCPGFIETPLFESVIDIPGMEQVKDGLRHEHKLRRFGRADEVAAVATFLLSADASFVSGQALAVDGGYLAGRDHHVTELMGLGPQ, from the coding sequence ATGGCGAGGTTCGACAACATGGGCGTTCTGGTCACCGGCGCTGCATCGGGTATCGGCGCGGCGACCGTGCGCCGGCTGCTCGACGAGGGTGCGACGGTGGTGGGACTCGACCTGTCCGAGCAGCCCCCGGCCGGCGATCCCCGCTTCCACCACCACCGCGGTGACATCCGCGACGGCTCCGCCGTGGAGGCCGCGGTGGCCGCGGTGGTCGAGCAGACGGGGCGGCTGGACGGCGTGGTGCACGCGGCGGGGGTGGCCGGCGGCGGGCCCGCGCACCTCGTCACCGACGAGGAATGGGACCGGGTCGTGGACATCAACCTCAAGGGCACGTTCGTGGTGCTGCGCGCAGCACTGGCGCAGATGATACAGCAGGACCGCGTGGGCGGCGAACGGGGCGCCATCGTCACGCTGTCCAGCATCGAGGGCCTGGAAGGCACTGCGGGCGGCAGCGCCTACAACGCGGCCAAGGGTGGCGTGGTGCTGCTGACGAAGAACGCCGCCATCGACTACGGCCCCAGCGGGATTCGCGCCAATGCCGTCTGTCCCGGGTTCATCGAGACGCCACTGTTCGAGTCGGTGATCGACATCCCCGGCATGGAACAGGTGAAGGATGGTCTGCGGCACGAACACAAGCTGCGCCGGTTCGGCCGCGCCGACGAGGTGGCCGCCGTGGCCACCTTCCTGTTGTCCGCCGACGCCAGCTTTGTCAGCGGGCAGGCCCTGGCCGTCGACGGTGGTTACCTGGCCGGCCGCGACCACCACGTGACCGAGTTGATGGGCCTCGGTCCTCAGTGA